A single window of Chloracidobacterium thermophilum B DNA harbors:
- the uvrA gene encoding excinuclease ABC subunit UvrA, producing MPDAATSPAAACAVSPTAAAEPIVIRGARVHNLRNITVAIPYEKLTVITGVSGSGKSSLAFDTLYAEGYRRYVESLSAYARQFLERLPKPDVDEITGICPAIAVQQRNQTRQPRSTVATQTEIYDYLRLLYARIGEVFCHQCGARVRRDTPQSVVGDVMRELPEGARLYVTFPLLTTPPAGTAATSGAKPGAKGRKSPARGSGAVAREQTVARLMRCLQRGFRRLLVGGQPLELNTPDDFPHPTLDGVEVIADRLVVRAADVSRLTESVEMAFREGNGEMAVHVVMPQPATLRFGERFACKACRLDYPAPEPSLFSFNSPYGACPTCQGFGSTIGVDMAKVIPDPGRSLAEGAIDPFEKPQLDWAKRELRAMCRRQGIPWQTPFRRLTAEQQRLVIEGEPQGDWPGVNGVFAWLETKKYKLYVRVLLAKYRGYTVCPDCHGGRLRREAGAVQVGGRNLPAVVGLSIRAALDWFSALPEQLGPEARVIARRLLEEITSRLRFLCEVGLDYLTLDRMASTLSGGEAQRMQLATHLGAAMTGALYVLDEPSIGLHPRDTARLIGALERLRDGGNTVVVVEHDEATIRAADYVVDIGPGAGERGGEVVFQGPQEALLRDERSLTAAYLRGDRRIPVPKTRRPWRQAIHLQGAAVHNLKHIGVTIPLGVLTCVTGVSGSGKSTLVHEVLCPALASPEAAASVCTSVEGQEHITQTIVVDQSPIGRSSRSNPATYIKAYDAIREAFAQTREAQQAGFGPGHFSFNIAGGRCEACQGAGTVTVEMQFLADVELPCETCGGKRFKPEILDIRFRGKNIDDVLHLTVSEALTHFAGLRKVTDRLRWLAEVGLGYLRLGQPATTLSGGEAQRLKLAAHLSEGAGQGTLFVFDEPTTGLHVADVAVLLQVFERLLASGASLVVIEHNLEVIKTADWIIDLGPEGGEGGGEVVATGTPEDIAAVPASHTGRFLRQVLSGA from the coding sequence ATGCCAGACGCTGCCACTTCACCTGCTGCTGCCTGTGCGGTGTCCCCGACTGCGGCTGCTGAGCCAATCGTCATTCGCGGCGCGCGGGTTCACAATCTCAGGAACATCACCGTTGCGATTCCCTACGAAAAGCTCACCGTCATCACCGGCGTGAGCGGTTCGGGGAAGTCGTCGCTGGCGTTCGATACGCTGTATGCCGAAGGCTACCGGCGCTATGTCGAGTCGCTTTCGGCCTATGCCCGCCAGTTTCTCGAACGCCTGCCCAAGCCCGATGTGGATGAAATTACGGGCATCTGTCCGGCGATTGCCGTCCAGCAGCGGAACCAGACCCGCCAGCCGCGCTCGACCGTCGCCACCCAGACGGAGATTTACGACTACCTGCGACTGCTCTACGCCCGGATTGGCGAGGTGTTTTGCCACCAGTGCGGCGCACGGGTACGGCGGGACACACCCCAGTCCGTCGTCGGGGATGTCATGCGGGAACTGCCGGAAGGCGCCCGGTTGTATGTGACCTTTCCCCTGCTGACAACGCCCCCGGCCGGGACGGCCGCAACGTCCGGGGCAAAGCCCGGAGCCAAAGGCCGGAAGAGTCCGGCCCGTGGCTCTGGAGCGGTCGCCCGCGAACAGACTGTTGCCCGCCTGATGCGCTGCCTGCAACGTGGCTTCCGGCGGCTGCTCGTCGGCGGGCAGCCGCTGGAACTCAACACGCCGGATGACTTTCCCCATCCGACGCTCGACGGCGTGGAAGTCATTGCAGATCGGCTGGTTGTGCGCGCCGCTGACGTTTCACGGCTGACGGAATCGGTCGAAATGGCTTTCCGGGAAGGCAACGGCGAAATGGCCGTCCACGTGGTGATGCCGCAACCGGCAACGCTCCGCTTTGGCGAACGTTTTGCCTGCAAGGCGTGCCGGTTGGACTATCCGGCGCCCGAACCCAGTCTGTTCAGCTTCAACAGCCCCTACGGAGCCTGCCCGACCTGCCAGGGCTTCGGCAGCACGATTGGCGTGGATATGGCGAAGGTCATTCCCGATCCGGGGCGGTCGCTGGCTGAAGGCGCGATTGATCCCTTTGAAAAGCCACAGCTCGACTGGGCCAAACGCGAACTGCGCGCCATGTGCCGGCGGCAGGGCATCCCGTGGCAAACACCCTTCCGGCGCCTGACGGCTGAACAGCAGCGGCTGGTCATCGAGGGTGAACCACAGGGCGACTGGCCGGGAGTGAATGGTGTTTTCGCCTGGCTTGAAACCAAAAAATACAAGCTCTACGTCCGGGTTTTGCTGGCCAAGTACCGGGGATACACCGTCTGCCCGGACTGTCACGGCGGACGGCTGCGCCGCGAAGCAGGTGCGGTGCAGGTTGGCGGACGGAATTTGCCGGCGGTGGTGGGTCTCTCCATCCGTGCTGCTCTGGACTGGTTTTCCGCGCTGCCAGAGCAGCTTGGCCCGGAAGCCCGCGTCATTGCCCGCCGCCTGCTCGAAGAAATCACCAGCCGCCTGCGTTTTCTGTGTGAAGTCGGGCTGGACTACCTGACGCTCGACCGGATGGCTTCGACCCTGTCGGGGGGCGAGGCGCAGCGCATGCAGTTGGCCACGCATCTGGGCGCGGCCATGACCGGCGCGCTCTACGTGCTGGACGAACCCAGCATCGGCTTGCATCCACGGGACACCGCCCGGCTCATCGGGGCGCTGGAACGGCTGCGCGATGGCGGCAACACGGTTGTGGTTGTCGAGCACGATGAAGCCACTATCCGCGCGGCGGATTATGTCGTGGACATCGGCCCCGGCGCCGGAGAACGCGGCGGCGAGGTGGTGTTTCAGGGGCCGCAGGAGGCATTGCTGCGCGATGAACGTTCCCTGACGGCAGCCTATCTGCGCGGCGACCGGCGCATTCCTGTGCCGAAAACACGTCGTCCATGGCGGCAGGCCATTCATCTGCAGGGGGCAGCCGTTCACAATCTCAAGCACATCGGCGTGACCATTCCGCTGGGCGTGCTGACCTGTGTGACCGGCGTTTCGGGGTCAGGGAAATCCACGCTCGTCCACGAGGTGCTGTGTCCGGCTTTGGCGTCGCCGGAAGCCGCCGCGTCTGTGTGCACGTCTGTTGAAGGGCAGGAACACATCACCCAGACGATTGTCGTTGACCAGTCGCCGATTGGGCGCTCGTCGCGGTCGAATCCGGCGACGTACATCAAGGCCTACGATGCCATTCGGGAAGCCTTTGCCCAGACCCGTGAAGCGCAGCAGGCCGGATTCGGCCCCGGACATTTTTCGTTCAACATTGCCGGCGGGCGCTGTGAAGCCTGCCAGGGCGCCGGCACAGTGACAGTGGAGATGCAGTTTCTGGCCGATGTCGAACTGCCCTGCGAAACCTGTGGAGGGAAGCGTTTCAAGCCGGAAATACTGGACATCCGCTTTCGTGGAAAAAACATTGACGACGTGCTGCACCTGACTGTTTCAGAGGCACTCACCCACTTTGCCGGACTGCGGAAAGTGACCGACCGGCTGCGGTGGCTTGCGGAAGTGGGTTTGGGCTACCTGCGGTTGGGGCAGCCGGCGACAACCCTTTCGGGCGGCGAAGCCCAGCGGCTCAAGCTGGCGGCGCACCTCAGTGAAGGGGCCGGTCAGGGCACCCTGTTTGTCTTCGATGAGCCAACGACGGGCCTGCACGTGGCCGATGTGGCCGTCCTGCTTCAGGTCTTTGAACGACTGCTGGCCAGCGGCGCGTCGCTTGTGGTCATCGAGCATAATCTGGAAGTCATCAAAACGGCCGACTGGATCATTGACTTGGGACCCGAAGGTGGCGAGGGCGGCGGGGAAGTGGTTGCCACGGGTACACCGGAGGACATTGCCGCCGTGCCGGCTTCGCATACGGGGCGCTTCCTGCGTCAGGTTTTGTCCGGTGCGTAG